The stretch of DNA TGTAAGCCTTCAGCGTATGCTCGGTAAGATCCCGTTCCACCTTGCAATGGCGCATGAAAAGGGAAACGGCATCAACCACCTTCAAACCGATCACGGAAACTACTGCTTCAACCAAAACAATTCCTCCTGAACGAGAACTTGATATTCCTATATATGCTTGCAAATATTAAATATATTCTCAATATGGGTCACTCCGGTCAAGTTCTTTGCTCAATCAATCACTTATACAGGCAGGTTGACAGCGATCTGTGAAAACTGATGAATATAATGCCAGTTACACTTCTTCCATGCCCCCACCCAAACAAGGAGCCTCACATGCCCTTTGTCTGCATCGAGATTCGCAAGCAATACACGCAGGAAGAGGAGGTCGGCATCATCAACGCCGTGCATGCCGCCTTGCAGGAAGCCTTTCTGATCAAGCCTGACGACAAGCACATCCGCCTGATCGTGCATAAGCCGCACCGCTTCACATGTCCCGACGGCAAGGCGAAGCCTGAATGCAGCACCATGGTAACCATAGACGCCTTTGCCGGACGTTCGCTGGATGCCAAGCGCGCCCTGTACAAGGCCATTGTGCGCAATCTTGAACCCTTCGGTATTCCGGCAGACCATGTGCTGACCGTGCTGCGCGAACACCCGCAGGAAAACTGGGGCGTGCGCGGCGGACAGGCGGCCTGTGACATTCAGCTTGGGTTCAAGGTAGACGTGTAACCGCCGTTGTCAGCGATGCCCGAACCATATCCTGTTGGCATGTAACGGACTGTGCCGGATGGCGTAACGCGGTACAGGACTGACGAAGCTGGCAGTCCCTGCGCCAAAGCGTTTCAGGCTGCTTTGCTGATGCTGATGGAGAGCGCACGACATCTCCCGCACCGTACCGGTCATCTTCCGGCAGCGTCGTAGCGTTCTGTTGACAAACCGGCCCGCGGCCCATCATGGTTCCCTGCGTATGCATGACGAAGCGGAAATCATATCGGAGTACGTGGGTGCGCTGAAAGCGTCTGACCGGCTTGGCGAGCAGGTGGTCTACCATCGCGTGCTGCCGGAAGCAGCGGCGCAGTTCGCGCCGAACAAGCGCCCGTGGTCCACTGCCATGCGCGACCTGCTGGCCATGCAGGGCATTCGCGAGTTGTATGCGCATCAGGCGCTGGCAACAGACTACATCCGCTCGGGCAGGCATGTGGTGGTGGCAACCCCCACGGCCAGCGGCAAAACCTTCGTCTACAACCTGCCGGTGATCGAACGCTTTCTGCAGGACCGCGACGCCCGTGCGCTCTACCTCTTTCCGCTCAAGGCGCTGGCGCAGGACCAGCTCAAGACCTTCCGCCAGCTGACCGCGCACTGGCCCAAAGAAGCGCGTCCGGAAGCCGCCATCTATGACGGCGACACCACCCCGCATTTCCGCAAGAAGATACGCACCAATCCGCCCACGGTGCTGATGACGAATCCGGAAATGCTGCATCTTTCCATTCTGCCGCACCATGAGCAGTGGGTGCAGTTTCTGGCCTCGCTCCAGTACATTGTGGTGGACGAGGTGCACACCTATCGCGGCGTGCTCGGCTCGCACATGGCGCAGCTCTTCCGCCGCCTGCTGCGCATCTGCAAGCAATACGGCATTACGCCCACCTTCATTTTCTGCTCCGCCACAGTGGGCAACCCCGGCGAACTGTGCCGCCAGCTGACCGGCCTGCCGGAATCCGACATTCAGGTCATCACGCAGAGTGGCGCACCGCAGGGCAAGCGGCATTTCGTGTTTCTGGACCCGTATGAGAGCCCTTCCACCGCTGCCATACAGCTTTTGAAATCCGCGCTTTCCCGCAACCTGCGCACCATCGTGTATACGCAGTCGCGCAAGATGACGGAGCTTATCAGTCTGTGGGCGGGCCAGAAGTCCGGCCCGTACAAGGAACGCATCTCCGCCTACAGAGCGGGCTTTCTTCCCGAAGAACGGCGCGAGATTGAAGCAAAGATGTCCAGCGGCGAGCTGCTTGCGGTCATCTCCACCAGTGCGCTTGAGCTGGGCATAGACATCGGCGCGCTCGACCTGTGCATTCTGGTGGGCTACCCCGGCACGGTCATGGCAACCATGCAGCGCGGCGGCCGCGTGGGCCGAGCCACGCAGGAAAGTGCCGTGGTGCTGGTGGCGGGCGAGGATGCGCTGGATCAGTATTTCATGCGGCATCCGCAGGACTTTTTTGAACGCCCTGCCGAGCATGCGGTGTTGAACCCGCATAATCCGGTGATCCTGAAACGGCATCTGGAATGCGCGGCGGCGGAACTGAGCCTGCGGCCCGCAGAACCGTGGCTGCAGGCGCAGGACGTGCAGAGCGCCATACATGAACTGGAGATGGAAGGCCTGCTGCTGCGCGATGCGGACGACACCGCCATATTTGCCGCACGCAAACGGCCACAGCGCCATGTGGACCTGCGCGGCGCGGGCAACAGCTTTCATATCCAGACCACGGACGGCACGGTCATCGGCAGCGTGGACGGCATAAAAGCCCTGCGCGAAACCCACCCCGGTGCGGTGTATCTGCACAAGGGTACCACGTGGACCGTCACATCGCTGGACCTTGAAACCCGCACGGCCCGCGTAGCCGAAGACAAGGTGGACTATTACACCCGCGTGCGCGGCAACAAGGATACCGAAATTCTGGAAGTGCTGGACCAGAAGGTGGTGTGGGGCACCCGCATCTGCCTCGGCAGGCTGCGTGTTACCGAATACATCAGCGGATACGAACGGCGCAGCGTGCGCGGTGGCGGCAACCTGCTCGGCATCATCCCGCTGGACCTGCCGCCGCAGGTTTTCGAGACCGAAGGCTTGTGGTTCGAGATACCCATGGACGTGCAGCGCGCCATGGAAGACGCCTTCATGCACTTCATGGGTTCCATCCACGCCATAGAACACGCGGCCATAGGCATTCTGCCCCTGCTGGTCATGACGGACCGCAACGACCTTGGCGGCATTTCCACGCCCATGCACGCGCAGGTGGGCAAGCCTGCGGTATTCATCTACGATGGCATGCCCGGTGGCGCTGGGCTGACCAGACTGGCCTTTGAACGTGCGCAGGATATGTTTGAGCGCACGTTTGCGGTTATCCGCGACTGCGGCTGCGAACTGGGCTGCCCTTCGTGCGTGCATTCGCCCAAGTGCGGCTCAGGCAACCGGCCCATAGACAAGGCCGGAGCCCTTGATCTGCTGCTGCGCCTCGGTTCCCGCGATGCCGCTGCTGATGAACAGCTGCGCGAACAGTTCGTATTACAACCTGTCAGTCAAAATAGTGGGCAATCCAGCGGGCAATCCGGCTCTGCGCCGTTTGAAGCCACCGCACATTCTGCCTCTGTCCTGCCAGAGAACCCTGACGTGGCAACGCCTCCTGCCAAGTTTGCGCCCGCTGGCGGAATGGAAGCTGCCAGACAAAGCGAATCACCACATCCCCCCCTGCCCGCTGGAGGCATGCCGCAGAATTCACCCTCAGCCTCTGCCGACTCTCTTTCCGTTCCGAAATTCACCCCTGCCCGCTATGCGGTGCTGGACGTGGAAACCCAGCTTTCCGCGCAGGAAGTCGGCGGCTGGAACCGTGCCGAACGCATGCGCGTGAGTGTTGCGGTTCTCTACGATTCCGCAACGGATGCCTTTACCGCCTACACGGAAGACCGCATGCCCGAGATGCTGAAGCTGCTTGAAGAGTTCGAGCTTGTGGTGGGCTTCAATATCCTGCGTTTCGACTACAAGGTGCTGTCGGCCTATACCACGCAGAACCTTGCCACCCTGCCCACGCTGGATATGCTGGATGTAATCCGCAAGCGGCTGAGTTACCGCGTTTCGCTGGATAATCTGGGTTCGGCCACCTTTGATGCTCCCAAGTCTGCGGACGGGTTGCAGGCGCTCAAATGGTGGAAGGAAGGCAAGGTGGACGAGATTGCCCGCTACTGCGAGCAGGATGTGCGCATAACCCGCGATTTGTACCTGCACGGCCGCGAGCACGGCTATGTGCTTTTTACCAATAAAGCCAAGCAGAAAGTCCGCATTCTTGTGGACTGGTAGCCTGAGCATCTGAACGGTCAGCATTTGCTGACGCCTCTTTGCGTATTTCTCTTTTCCTTATCAGGAATCGTGTGTTATAAAGTGCATTCTTGCCCTCTCCTTAAGGATGGGGCGTTTTTTAGAGTATACTTGCTGTTTCTGCAGGCTGTGCTCCAATGAGTTTCTGTGAGCCGGACCGGGCAAATAGCCCAACCCAATAACCGGCCGGAACCCGTTCAGAGCAACCCCATACAGGCACGGGCAGGCACAGACAAAAGAAGAACAGGCCAGCCCATGCGCGAACCATGGCGGGCTATCCACTCCGGCCTGTTCTGGCTGTTCTGGTAACTTTGCCAGTTCGGTATGTTCTGTTTGCCTAGTCTGTTCAGGCTATATTCAGGCTGCGTTCAGCCTGCATGGTCCGCATAAACAGCCGGGCATAGGGCCCTTACCCGTCACACATTGATTTGCTGGAGGAAAAAGCATGTTGCCGGCACCGTATGCTGATTTCTACAAGGAAGTCCTCGAAGTCGTCCCCAAGCATTGCATCTACACCGACCCGCTCCGCGTGCTCGCCTACGGTACCGATGCGAGCTTCTACCGCCTCATTC from Desulfovibrio subterraneus encodes:
- a CDS encoding tautomerase family protein → MPFVCIEIRKQYTQEEEVGIINAVHAALQEAFLIKPDDKHIRLIVHKPHRFTCPDGKAKPECSTMVTIDAFAGRSLDAKRALYKAIVRNLEPFGIPADHVLTVLREHPQENWGVRGGQAACDIQLGFKVDV
- a CDS encoding DEAD/DEAH box helicase: MHDEAEIISEYVGALKASDRLGEQVVYHRVLPEAAAQFAPNKRPWSTAMRDLLAMQGIRELYAHQALATDYIRSGRHVVVATPTASGKTFVYNLPVIERFLQDRDARALYLFPLKALAQDQLKTFRQLTAHWPKEARPEAAIYDGDTTPHFRKKIRTNPPTVLMTNPEMLHLSILPHHEQWVQFLASLQYIVVDEVHTYRGVLGSHMAQLFRRLLRICKQYGITPTFIFCSATVGNPGELCRQLTGLPESDIQVITQSGAPQGKRHFVFLDPYESPSTAAIQLLKSALSRNLRTIVYTQSRKMTELISLWAGQKSGPYKERISAYRAGFLPEERREIEAKMSSGELLAVISTSALELGIDIGALDLCILVGYPGTVMATMQRGGRVGRATQESAVVLVAGEDALDQYFMRHPQDFFERPAEHAVLNPHNPVILKRHLECAAAELSLRPAEPWLQAQDVQSAIHELEMEGLLLRDADDTAIFAARKRPQRHVDLRGAGNSFHIQTTDGTVIGSVDGIKALRETHPGAVYLHKGTTWTVTSLDLETRTARVAEDKVDYYTRVRGNKDTEILEVLDQKVVWGTRICLGRLRVTEYISGYERRSVRGGGNLLGIIPLDLPPQVFETEGLWFEIPMDVQRAMEDAFMHFMGSIHAIEHAAIGILPLLVMTDRNDLGGISTPMHAQVGKPAVFIYDGMPGGAGLTRLAFERAQDMFERTFAVIRDCGCELGCPSCVHSPKCGSGNRPIDKAGALDLLLRLGSRDAAADEQLREQFVLQPVSQNSGQSSGQSGSAPFEATAHSASVLPENPDVATPPAKFAPAGGMEAARQSESPHPPLPAGGMPQNSPSASADSLSVPKFTPARYAVLDVETQLSAQEVGGWNRAERMRVSVAVLYDSATDAFTAYTEDRMPEMLKLLEEFELVVGFNILRFDYKVLSAYTTQNLATLPTLDMLDVIRKRLSYRVSLDNLGSATFDAPKSADGLQALKWWKEGKVDEIARYCEQDVRITRDLYLHGREHGYVLFTNKAKQKVRILVDW